One region of Salvia miltiorrhiza cultivar Shanhuang (shh) chromosome 3, IMPLAD_Smil_shh, whole genome shotgun sequence genomic DNA includes:
- the LOC131016661 gene encoding oxysterol-binding protein-related protein 3A-like gives MASNNDPKQGSGFFASFASTISSLGTAMSKSVNGLIGYEGLQVINPDGGTEDAEDEARKGRWKQEDRDSYWRMMQNYIGSDVTSMVTLPVLIFEPMTMLQKMAELMEYTYLLELADECEDPHMRLVYAASWFISVYPAIQRTWKPFNPILGETYELVNHGGITFIAEQVSHHPPMSAAHAENEHFVYDITSKLKTKFLGNSVDIYPVGRTRLTLKKSGVVLDLVPPLSKANNIIFGRTWVDSPGDMILTNLTTGEKVVLYFQPCGWFGAGRYEVDGYVYDAEEEPKFLMTGKCNEFMSYQPCDSEGEPTPGSELKEVWRAAELPKNDRFQYTHFAHKLNSFDTAPKPLLLSDSRLRPDRMALEQYDLSKAGAEKSRLEERQRAEKRTREAKKDEFKPKWFELTDEKASTPWGELEVYRYNGRYEQYRAGVESSDNSSKEFDPWQYHDDSPTAQT, from the exons ATGGCTTCGAATAACGATCCGAAGCAGGGATCTGGTTTTTTTGCTTCCTTTGCTTCCACAATTTCCAGCCTTGGCACCGCCATGTCCAAATCTGTTAATGG TTTGATTGGTTATGAAGGATTGCAAGTTATAAATCCTGATGGAGGAACTGAGGATGCTGAGGATGAAGCTCGCAAAGGGAGATGGAAGCAAGAG GATCGGGATAGTTACTGGAGAATGATGCAAAACTACATCGGTTCTGATGTCACATCTATGGTTACACTCCCCGTTCTCATCTTTGAGCCCATGACAATGCTTCAGAAAATGGCTGAG TTGATGGAGTATACATATCTATTGGAGTTGGCAGATGAATGCGAGGATCCCCACATGAGATTAGTATATGCTG CTTCTTGGTTCATATCTGTGTATCCCGCCATCCAGAGGACCTGGAAGCCATTTAATCCAATTCTTGGAGAAACGTATGAACTCGTGAACCATGGTGGCATTACTTTCATTGCGGAACAG GTTAGTCATCACCCTCCGATGAGTGCAGCTCATGCAGAAAATGAGCATTTTGTGTATGATATCACTTCAAAGTTGAAGACCAAATTTTTAGGGAATTCAGTTGATATCTACCCCGTTGGGAG GACGAGGCTTACCCTCAAGAAATCCGGTGTGGTGTTAGATTTGGTTCCACCACTTTCAAAGGCTAACAACATCATATTCGGACGAACTTGGGTTGATTCCCCCGGTGACATGATCTTGACAAACCTCACAACAGGCGAGAAGGTGGTTCTCTACTTCCAACCTTGCGGGTGGTTCGG TGCTGGCCGCTATGAAGTGGATGGATATGTGTATGACGCAGAGGAAGAACCTAAGTTCTTGATGACAGGGAAGTGCAACGAGTTCATGAGCTATCAGCCTTGCGACTCTGAGGGCGAACCCACTCCTGGCTCAGAGCTCAAAGAG GTGTGGAGGGCTGCTGAACTTCCCAAAAACGATAGATTTCAATACACTCATTTCGCACACAAATTGAACAGCTTTGACACTGCACCTAAGCCGCTGCTCCTGTCAGATTCTCGTCTGCGTCCAGACCGTATGGCACTCGAGCAGTATGATCTCTCTAAAGCTGGTGCCGAAAAGTctag GCTGGAAGAGAGGCAACGGGCTGAGAAGCGAACGAGGGAGGCGAAGAAGGACGAGTTCAAGCCCAAGTGGTTCGAGTTGACGGATGAGAAGGCTTCGACACCTTGGGGTGAGTTGGAAGTTTACCGATACAATGGCAGGTACGAACAATATCGTGCTGGTGTGGAGAGTTCAGACAACAGTTCCAAGGAGTTTGATCCATGGCAATATCATGACGATTCGCCTACTGCTCAAACATAA
- the LOC131016662 gene encoding uncharacterized protein LOC131016662: protein MTEWKNVLVRYGGYWNDVLYCGGGATFGYVQTNNISISELRQNSNYYLMANSLSTIYNLYYLSRSRSGRIIRSLLSTDDQLSRLCAFEVEPEVYVTHDGGTSQSEQEVYRPSIEIPYASTYEHPPQPTSFEEPISNHMRGFDWFADNNDDEEYVPSTDTDDEEDEERESARVDYGTFAEHIIFASFLN, encoded by the coding sequence ATGACGGAGTGGAAAAACGTCCTTGTGAGATATGGAGGATATTGGAACGATGTCTTATATTGTGGTGGAGGTGCTACATTTGGTTATGTTCAGACAAATAACATAAGCATTTCGGAGTTAAGGCAAAATAGCAATTACTACTTGATGGCAAATTCACTGAGTACCATCTACAATTTATACTATCTATCGAGATCTCGAAGTGGCAGGATCATCCGATCTCTTTTAAGTACTGATGACCAACTTTCTCGACTTTGTGCCTTTGAGGTCGAGCCAGAGGTTTATGTGACACATGATGGTGGCACTTCCCAATCGGAGCAAGAAGTTTATCGACCTTCGATCGAGATACCGTATGCATCTACTTATGAGCACCCTCCTCAGCCCACGTCATTCGAGGAGCCCATCTCAAACCACATGAGAGGTTTTGATTGGTTTGctgataataatgatgatgaagAGTATGTTCCATCAACAGACActgatgatgaagaagatgaggagcGTGAGTCTGCTCGAGTTGATTATGGCACATTTGCTGAGCATATAATTTTTGCTAGCTTCttaaactaa